From Sulfuracidifex tepidarius, one genomic window encodes:
- a CDS encoding RAMP superfamily CRISPR-associated protein, translated as MKYSVTLIVDNLRGSSENSFTGDFEPDLKVLYMTSGDKVLVVPGSSIKGVIKKNALMVCKNRDPIEEIFGLPGTKQGKVEFGWGYVSSAKPNKRYGVKLDQKLGIVKTAHLYSFEYLPGKLSLKFEAREVYPLSQNSREILKNSIKLLKYTSIGWGGSKGLGIIKEVEIQEG; from the coding sequence ATGAAGTATAGTGTGACCTTAATAGTGGATAATTTAAGAGGTTCAAGCGAGAACTCATTTACAGGGGATTTTGAGCCTGATTTAAAGGTTCTTTACATGACCTCTGGCGATAAGGTTCTGGTCGTACCCGGATCTAGCATAAAAGGAGTCATCAAGAAGAACGCATTAATGGTGTGTAAAAATCGAGATCCTATCGAGGAAATATTCGGTCTTCCCGGAACCAAACAGGGAAAGGTGGAATTTGGCTGGGGATATGTCTCATCGGCTAAGCCGAATAAAAGGTACGGTGTGAAATTAGATCAAAAGCTGGGAATAGTGAAAACTGCTCATCTATACTCTTTCGAGTATTTACCTGGAAAACTATCGTTAAAGTTTGAGGCTAGAGAGGTCTACCCTTTATCTCAAAATTCAAGAGAAATATTGAAGAATTCTATCAAATTACTTAAGTATACTTCCATAGGTTGGGGAGGATCTAAAGGGCTGGGTATCATAAAGGAAGTTGAAATTCAAGAAGGGTGA